From Candidatus Flexicrinis proximus:
CAGGGGTGGAGCGGCGGGTTACACATAAAAGTGCCGATCGAAGTGCATATCCACGCCAACAACTGGGGCTTCATGTCTCTGCTCTTCGCCGGGCTTCTAGTTGATCTGTACCCGGGTTTTGCCGGGCGTTCGCTGGCCTGGCCTCGTTCTGTCACGCCGATCTTCTGGATGATGTCGCTGGGCGCACTCGGCCTGGTGTTAGGCCCATGGTTCCAGTCGAACCTGTTTTCGGTGCCCGGTCTGATCCTGCATCTGAGCGCGACGATCTGGCTGCTCCTCAATATCATTCGACCGTTGATGGGCGACCGTCTGCTGTGGTCCCCGGGTATGCTTCATCTCACCACCGCCTACGTCTGGATCCTCGCCCCAGTCCTGATTGCGCCTCTGATCATCTTGCAGGTCCCGGGTTTTCCCGGAGCGGGTATCGAGCAGAGCGCGCCGCAAGCGTTGATATACGGCTGGGTGCTGCAGTTTGGATACGGCATGATCCCGCTGCTGTTCCGGCACATTTTTATGCCGGGGCAGTCCTCACGGCTTGGCGGGAACTGGTTCAGCCTGCTAGCTGTACACTTGGGCGGGCTGTGCCTCTGGGCTGGGATCTTCGTCGAAGAGCAGCAGGCGACCTTGCACGGCGTGGCTTACGGGCTGTGGTTTGTTTCGATGCTGCCGATCGCCTATGACCTGTGGCAGATTATTCGCAGCGGGATCAACAGCGTGCCGGACAGCCCTGCCGTGCCCGTCACGTCGGCATCGACCGACTGATTTCCGGTGTTTCTAGAGGCTGTTATGAACTTAGTTTGTGGAGGCAGCGCCTCCACACCTCCGCGAGGGACTTGCGCCCCTCGACCCCTCATTTGAGAATTGATGGCGCTGGCGCCATCAATTCTCGATAAGAGGTGTAGGAGTGCAAACGCCGCCACCGGGGCTTGGGGTGGAACCCCATCGGTTGGCCGATCCCTTCCTAGCCGTGGGCCTTGGCGATGTGTGCCTTCACGACCTCATGCAGCGCGGCGGGATAATCGGGTACGTGCGGTTTCACAAACGCGTCCAGCAGGTCGAGGGTTCCGCTGGCGGTGTCCAGCGCGTCCAGCCGCTGTAAGCCGTCGATCTGGGCCGCCAGTTCCGGCAGCACGCGCTCGAAGCGCCGGAACGGGTCGAGTGTGTCGAGTGTGTCGGCGCTCTCAGGTTTCAGCACGGCCGGCAGGATCTGCAGCAGGCGCCGCAGCGCGTACTGGCGGATGAACGCGTGCGCGCTCAGTTTTTCGCCGCGCGCATACCGCCCGACGCCGGCAAACAGGATTTGCATCAGATGCCCGCAGGCCGCCGCCACATCGATCGTTTCCGGCGTCGTCCGGTGGGCGATCAGCGCCATCCGCGAGGCGATGTCCGCTTTGTCGAGCGGTACGCTGTAGGCGTTGGCCTTCATCACGAACATCTCTTCGGGGTCAAAGACGGCGAACTCGACGAGGTGTCCATACGCGAAGATCACCGTCAGGCCGTGTTCGGTCTCGCGGTAGCGCAGCACAATCTGATCCGAGTCGGGCAGCCACGACAAATCCTGCCGGTAGCGTTCCTGCTGTCCCGGGTTGACGATCATCAGGAAGTCATGATCCGACCAGGTGTCGCGCCGGCTGGCGTCCGCTGTCGAGCCCGCAAACACGATGCCCAGCACATCAGGGTCGCGCTCAGCATTGCCGAGCAAGGTTGCGGAGAATCCATCGTAGGCGGCTTTGTCCATCGCCTATCGTCCGATGAGGCGGGCGCCGTGGGAGTCGATCGTGGTGCGGAGGCCGTCGAGGACGATTTCCGTCACCGTGTCGCGCTCTCCGCCAAACTCCAGCCGGATGCGCGCGCCGCCGCACTCGTACTCCGCCCAGCCCAGCCCGAAGCCCAGCGTGGAGCCGAAGATAGCATCGAAACGCTTGAGCAGCGCGTCCGATCCGGCGCGTATCGTGGCGCCGACCAGACCCATCGCGCCGTTTTCATGCGTCATCTGGTCAATTTCCTCGGTGACCCTCAGGTTACGCGGCGTGATGTCCTGCATGATGAAGGGCAGCGGTTCGCTGTCAATCCAGCTTGACCGCCAGTGCATGTGCACGCCATCGGGGCGCACGCGGCCGCCTTCGCTCGGATTATCCAGGTGGCCGCCGCGCCGGCGGATCGCCGCGACATCGGCATCAAGATCGTCCGAGGACAGGCAGATCCCGGCGAATCCTTCGCCATTGGCAAACAGGAACGAGTAATCGGCAGTGCCGGGCTGGGCTGTCTGTCCGGTGGGGGCCATCAGCTCCAGGTAGGTGCCGTCCTGAAAGACGATCAGCGCGTTATGGGTTGCGCCGCTGGCATGCACACCGCCGTAGCGCACGGTGAAGCCCAGGGCGGTAAAATCGTTTATCGCTGCGTCGAGTTCGTCTACGACGAGGATCGCATGGTCAATTCGAAGCATAGGGTATCCCGCTGCAAAATCCCATTTTCCGGAAAACACGTCAGGAGGCGCGCCGTTCAAGCCGGCCGGATCCTCTCGCACATTCGGTCAATCAAGGTTACGCCCTGACAGGCAATCGCGAATCGACGGTAATTAGAGTTTACCGCAGTTTACTGGACAACGGGGCAGAATCGACGGCTTCTTTTATGGCGCAGTGGTTTGCCGCCGGTCAGCAAGGCGCGGCGGGCAGGGAGATGGAGTTTTCGGGAGAGTGCGTACGGGTTAGGGCTAGTCTCCTACCGCAAGGGGAATTCCGGCTGGCGCGCTGACGGGGATAGAGGATGGCGCGACAATCAGCGCCGCAGCCGGGCGTGCTTCGCCCTTGAACAGGCGGACCTCGCGCAGGGCGTCGGCATGCCGGCTGAAGAGTTCTTCGTCACTGCCTTTGAAGCGCTTCAGGACGCGATACGCGCACAGCGCGCAGCCATTCATCGCACGGTAGCTGTCGGTTGCGCAGCTGACACAGCCGTTTAGCTGGATGATCATCAACATGAAAGCAAGGACTTCTTCGTGACATTCCGGCAGCGTGGCGACATGCTCTACCAGCTGCCCAAAACGCGCCCCCCGTGCGTGCCGTAAACTCCGGATCGCTTCCCGCGGGAATAGCAGCGCATTTTGCATATACATGGGATTTCTTGCTCCGATGTTGTTGGGTTCGCGTTATAAATTTAGAATACCCTCAGGGTATGGGCGTTTTCCCCAGGCGTCAACGAGTACCGAGGTACTATAAAATTGAAATATAATGTAATAAAAGAAATCCGCACGCGGAGTTAGCGCCTGTTTTAGGAGAAAATCGTTATGAAGATGAGTTTCAGATGGTACGGGCCGGACGATCCGGTCACGCTGGCGAATATCCGGCAGATCCCGGCGATGACCGGGATTGTCACGGCCCTCTATGACGTTCCGGTCGGCGAGGTCTGGCCGCTCGACAAGCTGATGGCGCGTAAAGCCCAGATCGAGGCGCACGGGCTGGAGTTCGCAGTCGTCGAGTCGATCCCCGTACCGGAAGCCGTCAAACTCGGGCTGCCCGATCGCGACCGCCTGATCTCGAACTACTGCCGGTCGATCAGCCATCTCGGCGCCGCCGGCGTGCAGGTGCTGTGCTACAACTTTATGCCGGTGTTTGACTGGACGCGCACCAATCTGGCCCACGTCAACGCCGACGGCTCGACCGCGCTGACCTTCAGACAGGACGATCTGGACGGCATCGACCTCTCGCGCGGCACCGCCGGACTTCCGGGGTGGGCCGACGCCTACTCTGCCGAACAGCTCGGTACGCTGCGCGCTTCTTATAAGGAAGTCGATGCCGAACGCCTGCTGGAAAACTTCGCCTATTTCCTGCGGGCTGTCGTCCCGGTAGCGGAGGAGGCCGGCGTGTTTATGGCGCTGCACCCCGACGATCCACCCTGGCCGATTTTCGGACTACCGCGTATTGTCGGCAGCGCCGAGCAAATCCGCCGCGTGCTGGCTCTGGTCGACAGCAGGCACCACGGCCTGACATTCTGCACCGGATCGCTCGGCGCCTCGGCGGACAACGATCTGGTTGCCATGGCCCGCGAGTTCGGCCCGCGCGTGAACTTCACCCATGCCCGCAATGTCCTGATCACGGGGGAGCGCGACTTCATGGAAGTGCCGCATCCGTCGCGCTGCGGCAGTGTCGATATGGTCGGTGTGCTTGATGCGCTGCTGGACGCGGGCTTCGACGGCCCGATCCGCCCTGACCACGGGCGGATGATCTGGGGCGAACAGGGCCGGCCCGGTTACGGACTGTACGACCGCGCGCTGGGCGCCACCTATTTAGTGGGGGTTTTTGACGCACTAAAACGCTCAAATACGCGTAGAGATACCGCCTGACCCCTTGTTGTCCTTTTGACCTCTTGACACGTCAGGGAAGCTGTGTCATGCTTTCTGACAGGAGGAAACCAAGTTCAGATGGCACAAAACAAGTCAACCATTGAACCCGGTGCGGTCTATTCGCGCCAAGAAGCAGCAGAGGCGCTCGGCATCAGCCTGAGCACGCTGAAGCGGCTCATCGCGCGGGGACACCTCAAAATCAGCAAGCCGACCGGCATGCGCCGCGTGTTTATCACCGGCGATTCGATCGTCTCCATGCTGAATCAAACAGCTATCGACAAGGGTGCATAGGTAGCCCAAGTCGGGTTAGTAGGAAAGGAGGGCCGAAATGAATACAGACAAGCACATCGCCGCCATTTCGCGTCCCCCGGCGCTGAAGACAACGCGCGGATATTCCGCCCGTGGCTTCGAAGCCAGCCTATTCGATACCCGCTTTGGGCCTCGTCTTGCGCTTGCCAAGGGTGGATTCCCTGCTCGGATTCCGTCACGCGCACGCCTGGACGTTAACAACCACACACCTTGTCAGTCCCCCGGTAAAGGCCGGCCTCACTAGAGGAAGCCCCCACCGAAAACGTGTTCCGAACCGACGCCGGAAAGGACATGGACTGACAACCAGACCATGTCCTTTTTCATTCACTCTTGCGAACGACGAAGCACTTTCCCGGCAGCAGGCCGGTTACGGGGACACCTCTATGAATACGACCAACGGCTCTTCCGCGCAGGCATCTACCATGCACCGGTTGGCTTCGCTGTATATCGGCGACAGCCTGCCCGACGCGCTCGACCTGATCGACCACCTTCATACGGCCGTCAGCGAAGGCAGCCTGCCGCGCGCCACTACCCTATCGCAGGACGAGGTCGTGAGCCTCCTGAAGGAGCTGATCTTCGTCGCACAGGAAACCCTGGACGAGATCAGCGCGCAGCGGTCGCAGCCGCACGCCGCCGTCCGTCACGACGTCATCCTGCGCCTGATCCAGAAGGATGCGCGCCGCTGACCCGGCGTGTCAGGGCGGCGCGCTGAATTCAGGAGATTCCAGACGATTTCCGCCTCCATCTGGGCGCAAAACCCGTGGTTCTTCGTCGCGCCTTAAACCCGATTTGACAGAATCGCGGTATAATTTGTGCCAGAATACACTAAGTAAGGGATTTTCTCTGTCGAGGTTCGTGTGGGTAACAATCTATCCATCTCACAAGGCCGCGTTCTGTTATTGAACGGCTCGACGTGGGAGCCGTTGGCGGTCGTCAGCTTGTCACGCGCGATTAACCTAGTTCTTGCCGAGAAAGCCGTTATCGTCGAACAGACCGGTGAATTCCTGCGTACGGTGCGGACAAGATTCCCCGTACCGTCGGTGATCGCCCTGCGCCGCTACATCAATGTCCCGCGCAGGCAGGCGCACTGGTCGCGTAAAGGCGTCCTGCTGCGCGATAACTACGTGTGTATCTACTGCGGTGCCATGCCTGGGTCGCTCAGCCGCGACAAGGTGCTGGCCAAGGACGACTTCACCGTCGACCACATCATCCCGCGCAGCCGTGGCGGAAAAGACCAGTGGACCAACACCGCCTGCGCGTGTTACCACTGCAACCACCGCAAAGGCAGCCGCCTGCCTCACGAGGCGGGCATGAAAATGCTGTGGGAGCCGAAAATCCCACGAACAAGTTACCTGGTGATCGCGGTCGGCAGCGGCCCTGACGCGTGGAAGCGCTACATTGAAGTATAGAGAGCGGCCCCGATCACATCGGGGCCGTTTGTCATTATGTAACGTGAGCTATGGATCAATTGGGGTTTCACCCCAAACCTCAGCAGGGATTTGCATCCCTGCACCCTTTATGTGCGTTTGGCTTCGCCCGCGAAGCCAAACGACATGAGGGAGTCCAGAGGGCGCAAGCCCTTTGGCGGCGGTGCGGAGGCGGAGCCTCTGCAACACCCACATCTATAGCTCGCGTTTACGCGCCGACGAGATAGCCTTTGCGCTCGACCGTCTTGCGAATATAGGAGCAGGCCTCCGGCGTCTTGCAGCCGGTTTCGCCGTGGTCGATATTGATGTCGCCGATGGCGGTGGCGGCAGCGATCGCTTTGCCTTCCAGGGCCGGGCCGCGCGTGCCGATGGCGATCACGACGTTATTCATGGCGTAGCGGGTGCGGTTGGGCCGGCCGTGAATTTCGCGCTGGATCTGTTCGAGATAGCGCTCGAAGTACGAGTCCGGCAGAGTCTTGTCGTTCAGCGCGAGCTGACCAAGCAGGTTCCAGCCGGAGGTGCTGATCCATTCGTCGGCCTGCTGCGACCACACTTCGGCTTTCGCCTTGGCGTGCGGCGTGCGCGCGGCGAAGCTGGAAACCGCGTCGCTCAAGCCGTAGTTGTCGTGGGTCGTTACCCAGTGTTCAAGCATGTCTGGCGTGGCCTGTTTGGGGTCGGCGATCATGGTGGCGAGGATACGGGCATCATAATTGTCGGTATCCCACAGCGCCAGCGCCAGCGCGTGATCGGTCTTGATGCGCTTGGCCATCGGTTTCAAGTCGCTGTAGGCTACACCGAATAGGTTGTCGCCGATGCCGTGCCGGGCGTAGATTTTGCGGTAGTTGGGTTTCCCGTAACTCTCGAGTTCGGCCATTGTGTCTGCAAGCGTAGGCATAGTGGTCGTGTGCCTCAAATGTCGTTAGAACGGATGTGCACAGTATAGCGCACAAATACGGCCCCGGCTTACCCCAGCTTGCGGGGGTTTAGCCTTCCTTGATGAGCAGGACGGCGGTGTCGTCTTCATAGGCGACTCCCCACCCCGGTTCTTTGCGCAGCACTTCGACAATCGGGGCGCTCGGTTCCATCAGGACGCTCTGGATGTCCCATTTGGCAAATTCGTCACGCCAGAAGGGGTCTTCGGCCTGCAGAATGCGGATATATGTCCAGGTGAAGCCGCGGTACAGGTCGGCGCGGCCGTCGATGAACACCGGATAATCGCGCATGAAGTAGATCAGGTACCCGCCGAAATTCCAGCTGTTGAGCATGGGCTGCGGCGGCCGGATCTCTTTCATGGCTTCGACGGCATCGACCGGCAGGGCGGCACGAAGCTGGACGTTGGCGTTAACAGGCACCATACGCATGACGAAGTAGAGCAGCGAGGTCAGGCCGACCACGAGGATCAGCGCGACATTCAGGCGCGCGCGCGCCGGCGTGACGCGAGACGATCGCGGGACGTACCAGCCGCGGTCTGCGCCGAGCCGCGCGGCGTGGATCGAGAGCGGGATCAGGGCGACGGTGCTGAAGAACGCGACATGCCGAGCGCTGGTGAGCGCCATATAGGCGGTCCCGGCGACCATCACGACCTCCAGGAAGTCGGCCCGCCGCCAGTCCAGAACCATCGTGAGCGTGGTCAGCGCGAGCAGGGCGAAGAACGGCCACATATCCGGGCGGGACAGCTCAGGCGGACGCCACTCCTTGATGAAGATCGGCTGGAAGTCAAAACCGATGGTGTCGAGCGGGACGCTGAGCATTTTCGCGCCGTACGGGTTGAGCAGCGGAACCAGTATGGCGGCCAGTACGCAGGGGATCAGGAACCAGGCAATCTTTTGAAGTTCGCCGCGCAGCGGGGCGGTCGCTCCGGATGGCACATCAGCGCCTTCGGCCTCCCTGCGGGGAGAGGCGCGCCGAAAGACGAGGAGATTGAGGGCCATGCCGGCGGCGGCGGCGATCAGGAGGAGGGCGCCTTGCGGCCACCCGCCGTGCAGGTTGCCCCACAGGGCGAACATCGGCGGCAGAATCCACAGCCGACGGGTATGTCCGCCGTGGTGGTAGCCGTAGACGATCCAGAGGGTCAGCGCGGCCAGGATGAAACTCAGCATCAGCGGCCGCGCCCCCCAGAAGATCGAGGCCGAGAACGCGCCGAGCACGATCAGGAACGCTTTCAGATACGGGCCGCCGGACATGGTCAGGTAAACGATCCCCATCCCGATCATCGCACAGGCGACCGCGTAGATCGAAAGGCCAGCGTGACCGAGCAGCGACCAGAAGGCGACCAGCACCGGCTGACCGAGCCATTCGTGCTGAATGCGCGGCGCGGCGCACAAACCCTCGACGCGGCAGGTGTAGGAGAAGGTCTCCTCCTGGACGATGCGGCCCTGACTGAGGTTGAGTTCTCCACTGCGGAGCTGCCACCAGACATCGGGATCGTTCTGAACGCGAACGGCGATCACGGGCAGCAGCAGCCATAACACAATGGTCAACGTTTGGGCGATGGTCAGTCGGCGAAGCATTCGGCCTCCGGAGTGCCGCGGCATAAGGTCACGTCTTATTCTAACCCGACGCGTGCGTTCGATGATTGACGACTCGTGCAGAAAGCAGCGGCTCGGCTTCCGAATGCAGATTGTGGGATTCTGCGGCGAACTTTCGCCAAAATCGATTTTACACCGGCTGCGCAGTCAGGATCGGCGCCAGTGCATTTTCGATGTCTTCGAGCGATTCGGCATGAACGAGCTGATCGCGGATGGTGGTGGCATCCGGAAAACCGGTGGTGTATTTCAGGAGCTGACCACGTAGCTCCAATATGGCCTTCATTGGTTTCAGCTTGGTAGTCGCGAGCGTGAGCTGTGCCTGCCGCAGGCAGGTTTGGGCGCGCTCCTGGTTGGAGGGGGCGGGCAGCGCTTCGCCGGTACGCAGCTCGTGGGCGATCTGCTTGAAGATCCACGGGTTGCCCAGGGCGGCGCGGCCAATCATGACGCCGTCGCAGCCAGTCTGTTCGATCATGCGGCGCGCGTCGGCGGCGCAGGTGACGTCCCCGTTGCCGAACACCGGCAGCGTCGTCACGTTC
This genomic window contains:
- a CDS encoding HNH endonuclease, encoding MGNNLSISQGRVLLLNGSTWEPLAVVSLSRAINLVLAEKAVIVEQTGEFLRTVRTRFPVPSVIALRRYINVPRRQAHWSRKGVLLRDNYVCIYCGAMPGSLSRDKVLAKDDFTVDHIIPRSRGGKDQWTNTACACYHCNHRKGSRLPHEAGMKMLWEPKIPRTSYLVIAVGSGPDAWKRYIEV
- the uxuA gene encoding mannonate dehydratase, with translation MKMSFRWYGPDDPVTLANIRQIPAMTGIVTALYDVPVGEVWPLDKLMARKAQIEAHGLEFAVVESIPVPEAVKLGLPDRDRLISNYCRSISHLGAAGVQVLCYNFMPVFDWTRTNLAHVNADGSTALTFRQDDLDGIDLSRGTAGLPGWADAYSAEQLGTLRASYKEVDAERLLENFAYFLRAVVPVAEEAGVFMALHPDDPPWPIFGLPRIVGSAEQIRRVLALVDSRHHGLTFCTGSLGASADNDLVAMAREFGPRVNFTHARNVLITGERDFMEVPHPSRCGSVDMVGVLDALLDAGFDGPIRPDHGRMIWGEQGRPGYGLYDRALGATYLVGVFDALKRSNTRRDTA
- a CDS encoding DNA alkylation repair protein, translating into MAELESYGKPNYRKIYARHGIGDNLFGVAYSDLKPMAKRIKTDHALALALWDTDNYDARILATMIADPKQATPDMLEHWVTTHDNYGLSDAVSSFAARTPHAKAKAEVWSQQADEWISTSGWNLLGQLALNDKTLPDSYFERYLEQIQREIHGRPNRTRYAMNNVVIAIGTRGPALEGKAIAAATAIGDINIDHGETGCKTPEACSYIRKTVERKGYLVGA
- a CDS encoding VOC family protein — protein: MLRIDHAILVVDELDAAINDFTALGFTVRYGGVHASGATHNALIVFQDGTYLELMAPTGQTAQPGTADYSFLFANGEGFAGICLSSDDLDADVAAIRRRGGHLDNPSEGGRVRPDGVHMHWRSSWIDSEPLPFIMQDITPRNLRVTEEIDQMTHENGAMGLVGATIRAGSDALLKRFDAIFGSTLGFGLGWAEYECGGARIRLEFGGERDTVTEIVLDGLRTTIDSHGARLIGR
- a CDS encoding helix-turn-helix domain-containing protein, with the protein product MAQNKSTIEPGAVYSRQEAAEALGISLSTLKRLIARGHLKISKPTGMRRVFITGDSIVSMLNQTAIDKGA